One part of the Candidatus Kouleothrix ribensis genome encodes these proteins:
- a CDS encoding AMP-binding protein, with protein MLDPQQIEDIYPLTPMQRGMLFHSLYAPRSAVYFQQEGFRLQGRLERAAFVRAWELVLARHSILRTAIVWEGLDEPVQVVFRQVPLPLEQHDWRAMPAAAQPAALAAFAQADRERGFDTVVAPLMRLALIQLADDTYHFIWSRHHLLLDGWSVALLLKEALHCYAALCQGRAPGLDRPQPYREYLAWLQRQDTTQAEQFWRAGLAGLHAPTPLGVDHPSVRPAGQEQYGEQWAQITPATTAALQALARAQRVTLNTLFQGAWALMLSRYSGQEDVLFGATNSGRPTTIAGIEHMAGLFINTLPVRVRVAPNQPLAAWLQRLLAHQAESRQYNYSSLVDIQRWSELPRGTPLFNSLLVFENFPAISEDELAGDLLVRSEHSFECTNYPLNLAVLPRDGLALRAIYDIDRFDHATITRLLGHLQTLLAAMLADPQQRLGALPIVSAAERRQLVGPAPGAQPAAAPGLAQQFEQQAARAPLATALIFERRQLSYHALNERANQLAHYLRARGVGPELRVGLYLERSLDLAVGLLAVLKAGGACLPLDPAEPHERLAGLLDAAGATLLLTQDRLAGGMPAIPARQIACVRIDADWPAIEREPRDNPPPAHPATLALACAGAGPGALIDQGALAGRLAALQQACPIGPGDTTVQLAGLAAEAAIWELLWPLAYGARLVLALPAGHDDPAYLRALLAEHSVSQLHLAGPALAARLAAWAPALPQLPALRMVLCSGEPAPATSVAQLGSMGARLIQLYGPAEAGPQRLAHTPSEPGGAPALYILDQALEPLPLGVIGELYVAEPGLARGSLAGPAATALAFVPNPFAATPGARMYRTGERARRLGDGTIELAPPAGRLVWLGDRRADMDAIEAALLTDPAVGDCAVLARTTPAGTRALVAYVVPAGAYVPEQLAARLRRRLPAALCPAAYIPLAQLPLTAGGALDQPALAQIELVDAELLQRWETQIQALPTIAQAVVLAHQPAERPAPLHLSDVIAGWNAPPAALSTAPEPAPARPFAWSDAPGARPALADGGPLLLPAGAPATLADALIATAARYPQHGITYIQSDGTAIEQSYPELLHAARCVLAGLQARGCGPGSRAILQLEQLSEHLPAFWACILGGITPATIMVAPAYDASNSTAAKLYNAWELLGHPPIVASAHLLAPIAGLAGQLPMAGPTLLPIDELRRAAPTPAEYQPAPHAVAFLQLTSGSTGIPRCIQETHQAVISYIHASQQVNQLSAGDVALNWLPIDHVGALLMFHIRDLYLGCRQIQARTDMILAEPLAWLDLIERFRVTHSWSPNFGYKLLADRLGQAHGRSWDLASVRELLNGGEQVTLAVVREFLERAAPFGLAPAAMQPAYGMAETCTAMTHARQFSLAGGVNAFEKRSLSGQLRRAAPGDPDPAVFVAVGPPNPGVQIRITDPANQLLPEGVIGRLQVRGAIVTPGYLNNPDANAEAFTADGWFYTGDLGMILDGQLTITGREKEVIIINGANYYCYEIEDVVRRVAGVDITCVGVCEVDDPHTGSEGIAICFVPTVAAPAARLEVVRAIRARVVAGFGLNPAAIVPLAPEQFPKTTSGKIQRLQLKAALAGGQFQAALKALDLQLENSNTLPGWFFRRCWRPRQLRAARPAATGQVLILLDRLGLGAALAAALGTPARPCIVVEPAADFAQIGPGHYQVAPGEPLHYQRLFAALARDGVPIDQIVHLWAYDTLPPAAPASFDALEPALERGVYSLLFLAQALQQAHAGDRPVQLLVVASAAQPVAPGDPLACERATALGLLKSIPHELPWLSCRHLDLPLATPAASARLVLSELGAADTEHEIAYRQGRRLVARLEPAAPGPQPAAAPFKRGGMYLLSGGLGGIGSLIAAYLCERYDARLLLLGRTPLPTPAGDGEPLPPQLAAWRQLQQRGGALIYEALDIADGASVQQALERAQRHWQCTLDGVLHLAGVYHDELLADATRASFAATLRPKLAGALVLDQLARRHPGCLFISFSSAHSLFGGLGVGAYAAANSFLDAFAHAQRQSGLDSYCLAWSIWDERGISRGLADVQARLHARGYASIAPQQGLYALLAGLGYGQPYLAIGLDQTRAPIRRMLAAAAPRMQIARAYVAGAGGPAPAALPPELAVYDRFGTRSACEYLPLDALPLDAAGRPDRSALAALSGAQAAGPRSYSPPQSEIERTIAAIWQAALRLEQVGIHDNFFDLGGQSLLMTQVQGKLRATLQRDISMVDMFKYPTISALAAYLSQPAPAAQPAATDRSARQREAIARQKQQALRRRKTDD; from the coding sequence ATGCTCGACCCACAGCAGATCGAAGATATCTACCCGCTCACGCCCATGCAGCGCGGCATGCTGTTCCACTCGCTGTACGCGCCGCGCTCGGCGGTGTACTTCCAGCAGGAAGGCTTCCGGCTGCAAGGCCGGCTCGAGCGCGCCGCGTTCGTGCGCGCCTGGGAGCTGGTGCTGGCCCGGCATTCGATCTTGCGCACGGCGATCGTGTGGGAGGGCCTCGACGAGCCGGTGCAGGTGGTGTTCCGCCAGGTGCCGCTGCCGCTCGAGCAGCACGATTGGCGCGCAATGCCGGCCGCCGCCCAGCCGGCCGCGCTGGCGGCGTTCGCGCAGGCCGACCGCGAGCGCGGCTTCGACACGGTGGTGGCGCCGCTGATGCGGCTGGCGCTCATCCAGCTGGCCGACGACACCTACCATTTCATCTGGAGCCGCCACCACCTGCTGCTGGATGGCTGGTCGGTCGCGCTACTGCTGAAAGAGGCGCTGCACTGCTACGCCGCGCTGTGCCAGGGCCGCGCGCCCGGCCTCGATCGGCCGCAGCCATACCGCGAGTACCTGGCCTGGCTGCAGCGCCAGGATACCACCCAGGCCGAGCAGTTCTGGCGCGCCGGGCTGGCCGGCCTGCACGCGCCCACGCCGCTGGGCGTCGATCACCCGTCGGTGCGGCCGGCCGGCCAGGAGCAGTATGGCGAGCAGTGGGCGCAGATCACCCCGGCCACGACTGCGGCGCTCCAGGCGCTGGCGCGCGCGCAGCGCGTGACGCTGAACACGCTGTTCCAGGGCGCCTGGGCGCTTATGCTCAGCCGCTACAGCGGGCAGGAAGACGTGCTGTTCGGCGCGACCAACTCGGGCCGCCCGACCACGATCGCGGGCATCGAGCACATGGCCGGGCTGTTTATCAACACGCTGCCGGTGCGCGTGCGGGTGGCGCCCAACCAGCCGCTGGCGGCCTGGCTCCAGCGCCTCCTGGCGCACCAGGCCGAGTCGCGCCAGTACAACTACAGCTCGCTGGTCGATATCCAGCGCTGGAGCGAGCTGCCGCGCGGCACGCCGCTGTTCAACAGCCTGCTGGTGTTCGAGAATTTCCCGGCCATCTCGGAAGATGAGCTGGCCGGCGACCTGCTGGTGCGCAGCGAGCATTCATTCGAGTGTACCAACTACCCGCTGAACCTGGCGGTGCTGCCGCGCGACGGGCTGGCGCTCCGCGCGATCTACGATATCGACCGGTTCGACCACGCCACGATCACGCGGCTGCTCGGCCACCTGCAGACGCTGCTGGCCGCCATGCTGGCCGACCCGCAGCAGCGCCTGGGCGCGCTGCCGATCGTGAGCGCGGCCGAGCGCCGCCAGCTGGTTGGCCCGGCGCCCGGCGCTCAGCCGGCCGCAGCGCCGGGGCTGGCACAGCAGTTCGAGCAGCAGGCCGCGCGCGCGCCCCTGGCCACCGCGCTGATCTTCGAGCGGCGGCAGCTGAGCTACCACGCACTGAACGAGCGCGCCAACCAGCTGGCGCACTACCTGCGCGCGCGCGGGGTTGGCCCCGAGCTGCGCGTAGGCCTGTACCTGGAACGATCGCTCGACCTGGCGGTCGGGCTGCTGGCGGTGCTGAAGGCCGGCGGCGCATGCCTGCCGCTCGACCCGGCCGAGCCGCACGAGCGCCTGGCCGGGCTGCTCGATGCGGCCGGCGCGACACTACTACTGACCCAGGATCGGCTGGCGGGCGGCATGCCGGCCATTCCCGCGCGCCAGATCGCATGCGTGCGGATCGACGCCGATTGGCCGGCGATCGAGCGCGAGCCTCGCGACAACCCACCGCCGGCGCACCCCGCCACGCTGGCGCTGGCCTGTGCCGGCGCCGGGCCGGGCGCGCTGATCGACCAGGGCGCGCTGGCGGGCCGGCTGGCGGCGCTGCAGCAGGCCTGCCCAATTGGCCCAGGCGACACCACCGTGCAGCTGGCCGGGCTGGCCGCCGAGGCGGCGATCTGGGAGCTGCTGTGGCCGCTGGCGTACGGCGCCCGGCTGGTGCTGGCGCTGCCGGCCGGCCACGACGACCCGGCCTACCTGCGGGCGCTGCTGGCCGAGCATAGCGTGAGCCAGCTGCACCTGGCCGGGCCGGCGCTGGCCGCGCGGCTGGCGGCCTGGGCGCCCGCGCTGCCACAGCTACCCGCGCTGCGCATGGTGCTGTGCAGCGGCGAGCCGGCGCCGGCCACAAGCGTGGCGCAGCTCGGCAGCATGGGCGCCCGGCTGATTCAGCTCTACGGCCCGGCCGAGGCCGGCCCGCAGCGGCTGGCCCACACCCCGAGCGAGCCGGGCGGCGCACCGGCATTGTACATACTCGACCAGGCACTCGAGCCGCTGCCGCTGGGCGTGATCGGCGAGCTGTATGTGGCCGAGCCAGGGCTGGCGCGCGGCTCGCTGGCCGGCCCGGCCGCAACCGCGCTGGCGTTTGTGCCGAACCCGTTCGCGGCGACGCCGGGCGCGCGCATGTATCGCACCGGCGAGCGCGCACGCCGCCTGGGCGACGGCACGATCGAGCTGGCGCCACCAGCCGGCCGGCTGGTGTGGCTAGGCGACCGGCGCGCCGACATGGATGCGATCGAGGCGGCCCTGCTGACCGACCCGGCCGTCGGCGATTGCGCCGTGCTGGCGCGCACCACACCCGCCGGCACACGCGCGCTGGTGGCCTATGTGGTGCCGGCCGGCGCGTACGTGCCCGAGCAGCTGGCGGCCCGGCTGCGCCGCCGGCTGCCGGCAGCGCTATGCCCGGCCGCCTACATCCCGCTGGCACAGCTGCCGCTCACTGCCGGCGGCGCGCTCGACCAGCCCGCGTTGGCGCAGATCGAGCTGGTTGACGCCGAGCTGCTCCAGCGCTGGGAAACCCAGATCCAGGCGCTGCCGACGATCGCGCAGGCGGTGGTGCTGGCCCACCAGCCGGCCGAGCGCCCCGCGCCGCTGCACCTGTCGGATGTGATCGCGGGCTGGAATGCGCCGCCCGCCGCGCTGAGCACAGCGCCCGAGCCGGCGCCGGCCCGGCCGTTCGCCTGGAGCGACGCGCCTGGCGCACGCCCGGCGCTGGCCGATGGCGGGCCGCTGCTGCTGCCCGCCGGGGCGCCGGCCACGCTGGCCGACGCGCTGATCGCCACGGCCGCGCGCTACCCGCAGCACGGCATAACCTATATTCAGAGCGACGGCACTGCCATCGAGCAGAGCTACCCCGAGCTGCTGCACGCGGCGCGCTGTGTGCTGGCCGGCCTGCAGGCGCGCGGCTGCGGGCCGGGCAGCCGGGCCATTCTCCAGCTCGAGCAGCTGAGCGAGCACCTGCCGGCGTTCTGGGCCTGCATCCTGGGCGGCATCACGCCCGCCACGATTATGGTGGCGCCGGCGTACGACGCGAGCAACAGCACGGCCGCCAAGCTCTACAACGCCTGGGAGCTGCTGGGCCACCCGCCGATCGTGGCGAGCGCGCACCTGCTGGCGCCGATCGCCGGGCTGGCCGGCCAGCTGCCAATGGCGGGGCCGACCCTGCTGCCGATCGACGAGCTGCGCCGCGCCGCGCCCACACCGGCCGAATACCAGCCCGCGCCCCACGCGGTCGCATTCCTACAGCTCACGTCGGGCAGCACCGGCATCCCGCGCTGCATTCAAGAAACCCACCAGGCCGTGATCAGCTATATACACGCCTCGCAGCAGGTCAACCAGCTGTCGGCCGGCGATGTGGCGCTCAACTGGCTGCCGATCGACCACGTTGGCGCGCTGCTGATGTTCCACATCCGCGATCTCTACCTGGGCTGCCGGCAGATCCAGGCGCGCACCGACATGATCCTGGCCGAGCCGCTGGCCTGGCTCGATCTGATCGAGCGCTTCCGCGTGACCCACAGCTGGTCGCCCAACTTCGGCTATAAGCTACTGGCCGACCGGCTGGGCCAGGCGCATGGCCGCAGCTGGGATCTTGCGTCGGTGCGCGAGCTGTTGAACGGCGGCGAGCAGGTGACGCTGGCGGTGGTGCGCGAATTTCTCGAGCGCGCCGCGCCGTTTGGCCTGGCGCCGGCGGCCATGCAGCCGGCCTATGGCATGGCCGAAACCTGCACGGCCATGACCCACGCGCGCCAGTTTAGCCTGGCCGGTGGCGTCAACGCCTTCGAGAAGCGCTCGCTGAGCGGGCAGCTGCGCCGCGCCGCGCCGGGCGACCCCGACCCGGCCGTGTTTGTGGCGGTCGGCCCGCCCAACCCAGGCGTGCAGATTCGAATTACCGACCCGGCCAATCAGCTGCTGCCCGAGGGCGTGATCGGCCGCTTGCAGGTGCGGGGCGCGATCGTCACGCCCGGCTACCTGAATAACCCCGACGCGAACGCCGAGGCCTTCACCGCCGACGGCTGGTTCTACACCGGCGACCTGGGCATGATCCTGGATGGCCAGCTGACGATCACCGGGCGCGAGAAGGAAGTCATTATCATCAACGGCGCCAACTACTACTGCTACGAGATCGAGGATGTCGTCCGGCGTGTCGCGGGCGTCGATATCACCTGCGTGGGCGTGTGCGAGGTGGACGATCCGCACACCGGCAGCGAGGGCATCGCGATCTGTTTCGTGCCTACGGTCGCGGCGCCGGCCGCGCGCCTGGAGGTTGTGCGGGCCATCCGCGCGCGCGTGGTCGCCGGCTTCGGCCTGAACCCGGCCGCAATCGTGCCGCTCGCGCCGGAGCAATTCCCGAAGACCACCAGCGGCAAGATCCAGCGCCTGCAGCTCAAGGCCGCGCTGGCCGGCGGGCAGTTTCAGGCCGCGCTCAAGGCGCTCGATCTTCAGCTGGAAAACAGCAACACGCTGCCGGGCTGGTTTTTCCGCCGGTGCTGGCGGCCCCGGCAGCTGCGCGCCGCGCGGCCGGCCGCTACCGGCCAGGTGCTCATCCTGCTCGATCGGCTGGGCCTGGGCGCGGCGCTGGCGGCGGCGCTTGGCACACCCGCCCGGCCGTGCATCGTGGTCGAGCCGGCCGCCGATTTTGCGCAGATCGGGCCCGGCCACTACCAGGTCGCGCCGGGCGAGCCGCTACACTACCAGCGGCTGTTCGCGGCGCTCGCGCGCGATGGAGTGCCGATCGACCAGATCGTGCATCTGTGGGCCTACGACACGCTGCCGCCCGCCGCGCCGGCCAGCTTCGACGCGCTGGAGCCGGCGCTCGAGCGCGGCGTGTACAGCCTGCTGTTTCTGGCGCAGGCGCTCCAGCAGGCCCACGCTGGCGATCGGCCGGTGCAGCTGCTGGTGGTGGCCAGCGCGGCCCAGCCGGTGGCGCCCGGCGACCCGCTGGCCTGCGAGCGCGCCACCGCGCTCGGGCTGCTCAAGAGCATCCCGCACGAGCTACCATGGCTGAGCTGCCGCCATCTCGATCTGCCGCTCGCCACGCCTGCGGCCAGCGCGCGCCTGGTGCTGAGCGAGCTTGGCGCGGCAGACACCGAGCACGAGATCGCCTACCGCCAGGGCCGGCGCCTGGTGGCGCGCCTGGAGCCGGCCGCGCCAGGCCCACAGCCGGCCGCAGCGCCGTTCAAACGCGGCGGCATGTACCTGCTGAGCGGCGGCCTGGGCGGCATCGGCAGCCTGATCGCGGCCTACCTGTGCGAGCGCTACGACGCGCGGCTGCTGCTGCTGGGCCGCACACCGCTGCCCACGCCGGCCGGCGACGGCGAGCCGCTGCCGCCGCAGCTCGCGGCCTGGCGCCAGCTACAGCAGCGCGGCGGCGCGCTGATCTACGAGGCGCTCGACATCGCCGACGGCGCCAGCGTGCAGCAGGCGCTCGAGCGCGCGCAGAGGCACTGGCAGTGTACGCTCGACGGCGTGCTGCACCTGGCCGGCGTATACCACGACGAGCTGCTGGCCGATGCGACGCGCGCGAGCTTTGCCGCCACGCTGCGGCCCAAGCTGGCCGGCGCGCTGGTGCTCGATCAGCTGGCGCGCCGGCACCCCGGCTGCCTGTTCATCAGCTTTTCGTCGGCGCACAGCCTGTTTGGCGGCCTGGGCGTGGGCGCCTACGCGGCGGCCAATAGCTTTCTGGATGCGTTCGCACACGCGCAGCGCCAGTCGGGCCTAGATAGCTACTGCCTGGCCTGGAGCATCTGGGACGAGCGCGGCATCAGCCGCGGGCTGGCCGACGTGCAAGCGCGCCTGCACGCGCGCGGCTACGCCTCGATCGCGCCGCAGCAAGGGCTGTACGCGCTGCTGGCCGGCCTGGGCTACGGCCAGCCCTACCTGGCGATCGGGCTGGATCAGACCCGCGCGCCGATCCGGCGCATGCTGGCGGCAGCCGCGCCGCGCATGCAGATCGCGCGGGCGTATGTGGCCGGCGCAGGCGGCCCGGCCCCGGCGGCGCTGCCGCCCGAGCTGGCGGTGTACGATCGCTTTGGCACGCGCAGCGCCTGCGAGTACCTGCCGCTCGATGCACTGCCGCTCGACGCAGCAGGCCGGCCCGACCGCAGCGCGCTGGCCGCGCTGAGTGGCGCGCAGGCGGCCGGCCCGCGCAGCTATAGCCCGCCACAGAGCGAGATCGAGCGCACGATCGCCGCGATCTGGCAGGCCGCGCTGCGGCTCGAGCAGGTTGGCATCCACGACAACTTCTTCGACCTGGGCGGCCAGTCGCTGCTGATGACCCAGGTGCAGGGTAAGCTGCGCGCGACACTACAGCGCGATATCTCGATGGTCGATATGTTCAAATACCCAACTATCAGCGCGCTGGCGGCCTACCTGAGCCAGCCCGCGCCTGCGGCACAGCCCGCCGCCACCGACCGCAGCGCGCGCCAGCGCGAGGCAATCGCCCGACAGAAGCAGCAGGCCCTGCGCCGGAGGAAAACCGATGACTGA